A part of Diceros bicornis minor isolate mBicDic1 chromosome 10, mDicBic1.mat.cur, whole genome shotgun sequence genomic DNA contains:
- the XIRP2 gene encoding xin actin-binding repeat-containing protein 2 has product MEGKDRLKKEVDHSRLDNQKPSVFPMQKGSLSLLRQKWESSDCQKSECCPTGSRCRLFQPRESKLLEPEGEVVSAPRPPDPSLAHSVGEEMLSSEPEEKGPEDKSDISREYGRPEVLKGDSLNGRRRIERFSIALDELRSVFEAPRSGNIPAAQAEYSRKEVEIERSLCSPTFKRHPGRQSEDSVKDSDKKAEETSFDKMSPESGHSRIFEVTVGPNRPASGFAEDSAARSEGVSDLQEVVSLKERVAMYQAAVSRGDCRSFSANMMEESEMCTVPGGLARVKKQFEKDKIASSCNTYSQYQYQHQNRSEQEVIRSSQVDISSSSQEMEKNEQEASKAHKIDALGTEMVSHLEKHTKEQNQASQFHQYVQETVIDTPEDEEIPKVSTKFLKEQFEKSAQEKVLYSDKEMTPAKQIKIESEYEETLKPSSVVGTSSTSCTSTSQRKETSTTRYSDHSATSSTLAQVNATLLRKREEFPPPPPGILQTPIDVTAFSQSPELPSPPRIPPVPKEVYSKQRNLYELNRLYKHIHPELRKNLEKDYISEVSEIVSSQVNPGSSVSADVQQTRYVFENTNDSSQKGLNSEREHLEWDEILKGEVQSMRWIFENQPLDSINNGSPDEDNISKGIAGQEIIAGGDVKYTTWMFETQPIDTLGDHSSGTEENAEKIPELARGDVRTARWMFETKPLDSMNKMHQSQEELAVTAIKDITGGDVKTVRYLFETQHLDQLGQLHSVDEVHLLQLRSELKEIKGNVKRSIKCFETQPLYVIRDGLGQMLEIKTVHREDVEKGDVRTARWMFETQPLDTINKDITEIKVVRGISMEENVKGGVSRAKWLFETQPLEKIKEESEEVIIEKEKIIGTDVSRKCWMFETQPLDILKEVPDADSVRSEEIIGGDVQTTKHLFETLPIEALKDSPDVGKLQKITASEEEKGDVRHQKWIFETQPLEEIREDKKEYTRTVKLEEVDRGDVRNYTHIFESNNLIKFDASHKIEVEGVTKGAVELNKSLFETTPLYAIQDHLGKYHQVKTVQQEEILRGDVRSCRWLFETRPIDQFDESIHKFQIIRGISAQEIQTGNVKSAKWLFETQPLDSIKYFSNMDEGESKAEQATDIVKGDVKTCRWLFETQPMESLYEKVSLMTGSEEIHKGDVKACTRLFETQPLDTIKDDSEATVKLQTVKQEEIQGGDVRTACFLFETENLDSIQGEEGKEIKAVEMDIQAGDVSSMRHKFENQPLDSISSSSEEVFKKIKTLKTEDIQKGNVLNCRWLFENQPIDMIKERQGGDELVKTVTDIQGGDVRRGCFIFETFSLDEIKEESDYISTKKTITEEVIKGDVKSYRMLFETQPLYAIQDREGCYHEVTTVKKEEVIHGDVRGTRWLFETKPLDSINESETVYVIKSVTQEDIQKGDVSSVRYRFETQPLDQISEESRDTVPTVDYIQGGNVKTSKQFFESENSDKNTYIRTVSVNEIQKGNVKTSTWLFETHTIDELRGEGSEYENIKTVTREDMQKGDVKQAVWLFENQSLDSIKGADESITKITKEEIPPSDVKTTTWLFETTPLHEFNENRIEKVEIIGKSIKETLEKLYSQKVIEAPGIIIEANEIGDVRMAKYKLMNQASPEIQKEEIIRVDLRNIIENLLSKRDCTKREILVSEEEKGNVNLTKTQLSNRSTEFHAEKEKIVSGDVQQAIQSLFSEERSVKKGIVIQEDERGDINMTIYCLLHENAGDTIEREEIIGGDVKRTIHNLLSSVSNNKISERAKIDASERGNVQFFTTCIETGALDYLKKLQTGSNETLTARKQEREEEIIGGDVEGTKLLLKKRQSQVERTVNETDIIPGDVHNTVKVFMTEPQSTSCKIPKEEIIKGDLKSTLNSLSQAINQKTVAKTEEIIKGDMLATLKSLKESSHQRKESKQPDAIPGDIQKAIECLEKTANTRTEILKRELIRDDLQASLRNLKEAERAFKEVDKKGVIKEDVHAVMVGSSEEQKTQIHQVAVQRDKKSLLQPRPGPFEPAARWPGETDTLNHTTGKSRHGNLKEERTEVNLPKAPKGTVKIVIDREQNNDALEKSLRRLSNPHHKAIKNVLESGDRMGVQIDTTTQQHLRDEHISRQLTSTVLAKENLKTKESETVREQRKDAAFNSTQSIDKTVGKQQTQTYELRNDHQKTKAFPVKSQNTKNIKISTDTQSSKPSPTQVPINKTVGETCRVSGDLQKQTLLKQEMQYSNKDIKKKTVSTPPVWQTLPIDQDISNVTEAKVSQRSHNKFKATDKKQTDVHLKSQDFLMKTNTSTDLKKAMEMSFNPINLNPENNVKESEWPLPLPSPPPPPPSNASSEIEFPLPPPPPLTMLPEQNGFPPSLSTETTKAEFESFPGLPLPPPPEDEKSEKECLSMFPPPPFPPTPPLKPAHHLSSSVQEKHSVAFKQYSQEEASSSQQTHSQAKIITGKSGVLLPPPTLPEPKFPKQIEDKKNPSSPKVELENSPLHMECKITPSEDRRRVIMVTSSGHTETKQNIARKSFDERKQLSMDSTRSLSQTGPETSPPKEKQIAPLIKSHSFSVGSGQQCPKPYMRKFKTPLMIAEEKYRQQREELEKQKHESSCYNTVKTESQNQNTSELEKEVLLPKTNEEVPLPGTDSGVTVAQPNPDSQRNSQVLGVCTDNQLSTTPAVTVAAKRLQHVLPASEGKDIMKKEVFQSSQGMIQRKSACEIKKSHQECSTQQTQQKKYLEQLHLPQSNPFSPSFKVKTIKLPTLDHKLKETDHSYESHRKQSEVDVQTITKQQYQETEKTEASTEYSHKQSVAEKYYQLPKKEKRVTVKLPTEPAGKSHESKLDIVDEKQREFRESESGKLPGSEETIQGPPMIGLKEERLMVERKQEHLNKSAQKVVKQKVTNAHLDSQTQNFQQTQMQTSASQVEHEKLPQPYNNNVQEEKCLGLKGIQQKQVFSDTKDSKQEITQNKSLFSSVKESQQNDGKCAVNILEFLRKREELQQILSRVKQFEAEPDTNGLKTFQTLLNIIPVWLLSEEKREYGVRIAMENNVEKIKEEITHIKTQAEDMLMSCENIIQTAMLSSKAGTQRNKPTSLNETLSKVSNVNVSCNKNTEQKENTIVEKTEHHQVATHHEATAQNHVKTHQEIKLDDSKISPPSLKTRPPSPTFITIESTARRTETSSKDELPQSPKKDGFAEPSPRRPVSQTSQIHRANTSPSPPRSRSEQLVKLKGTTAKLSRGTIPRSSVTPVPIVEKRSEIITSPATLRRQIKIEARGRDSPPTITIPISVNHVDSGSFRESTGAQEEVRKVEKRATYIHQDGANSTKRIVPDTESFDAVEIIRKVEGPGLSEHTQRYEAANRTVQMAENFVNDHENEINRWFREFEDGPVFEAKSNRRVYANGEANHNIKQESRTFCKEEFGLTSLENTSFTDFSCHRPRELQEKIPVKQPSMRSETRSVREHFSGADAFESQVVGSKMTVSSSHSSEAVKSGFDFKHAPPTYEDVIAGHILDISDSPQEHGRNFQKTWQESERVFKSRGHATPDASAGQMRTTFQEESAFISETATPRQGNMYTLSKDSLSNGVPSSRQAEFS; this is encoded by the exons gaGGTAATCCGTAGCAGCCAGGTCGACATCTCAAGCAGCAGccaggaaatggaaaagaatgaacaagaagctTCCAAAGCACACAAAATTGATGCTCTTGGAACAGAAATG GTCTCTCATCTTGAAAAGCACACTAAGGAACAAAACCAAGCTTCTCAGTTCCATCAATATGTTCAAGAAACAG tCATCGATACACCTGAGGATGAAGAGATTCCAAAGGTTTCAACTAAGTTTTTAAAAGAGCAATTTGAAAAGTCTGCTCAGGAAAAGGTTCTTTATTCTGACAAAGAGATGACCCCAGCTAAGCAGATTAAG atTGAAAGTGAATATGAAGAGACTTTAAAGCCGTCATCAGTTGTGGGTACCTCTTCCACTTCTTGCACTTCAACCAGCCAGAGAAAGGAAACATCAACCACAAGATACAGTGACCACAGTGCCACTTCTTCAACTCTGGCACAGGTTAATGCCACTCttttaagaaagagagaagaatttcctcctcccccacctggtATACTTCAAACTCCAATAGATGTGACAGCATTTTCCCAGTCCCCTGAACTCCCCAGTCCTCCTAGAATACCACCAGTCCCCAAAGAAGTATATTCCAAGCAAAGAAATTTGTATGAATTAAACCGTTTATATAAACACATCCACCCTGAGTTaagaaaaaacttagaaaaagatTATATCAGTGAGGTTTCTGAGATTGTTTCTAGTCAAGTGAACCCAGGGAGCTCAGTTTCAGCAGATGTGCAACAAACCCGGTATGTTTTTGAAAATACGAACGACAGTTCTCAAAAAGGTCTGAACTCGGAAAGAGAACACTTGGAGTGGGATGAAATTCTGAAGGGGGAGGTGCAGTCCATGAGATGGATCTTTGAGAATCAGCCATTAGATTCCATCAACAATGGCTCTCCAGATGAAGATAACATCTCCAAGGGCATTGCTGGTCAAGAAATCATTGCTGGTGGTGATGTGAAATATACCACATGGATGTTTGAAACCCAACCCATAGATACTCTGGGGGATCATTCTTCTGGCACTGAAGAAAATGCTGAGAAAATTCCCGAGCTAGCCAGAGGAGATGTCCGCACAGCCCGGTGGATGTTTGAAACAAAGCCATTAGATTCAATGAATAAAATGCATCAAAGTCAAGAAGAATTAGCGGTAACTGCCATAAAGGACATAACCGGGGGGGATGTCAAGACTGTGAGATACCTGTTTGAAACTCAACATCTGGATCAGCTTGGACAGCTTCATTCAGTGGATGAGGTTCACCTACTGCAACTCAGATCTGAGCTCAAAGAAATTAAGGGAAATGTTAAGAGAAgcataaaatgttttgaaactcAACCATTATATGTTATTAGAGATGGTTTAGGTCAAATGCTAGAAATTAAAACTGTTCACAGAGAAGACGTTGAAAAGGGGGATGTGAGAACAGCACGTTGGATGTTTGAAACACAGCCCTTGGACACAATTAACAAGGATATCACAGAAATTAAAGTTGTCCGAGGAATATCCATGGAAGAAAATGTCAAAGGTGGGGTGAGTAGGGCAAAGTGGTTATTTGAAACTCAACCTTTagagaaaatcaaagaagagTCAGAAGAGGTCatcattgaaaaagaaaaaataataggtACAGATGTCTCCAGAAAGTGTTGGATGTTTGAAACACAGCCATTGGACATTCTAAAGGAAGTTCCTGATGCAGATTCTGTAAGATCCGAAGAGATAATAGGGGGTGATGTACAAACCACTAAGCATCTATTTGAAACACTTCCAATAGAGGCTTTAAAAGATAGCCCTGACgtaggaaaactacaaaaaattacTGCCTCTGAAGAAGAAAAGGGGGATGTTAGGCATCAAAAATGGATTTTTGAAACCCAACCTCTGGAAGAGATTAGAGAAGATAAAAAAGAGTATACACGAACAGTGAAACTTGAAGAAGTTGACAGAGGAGATGTAAGGAATTACACACATATCTTTGAATCaaacaatttaattaaatttgatGCATCACATAAAATAGAGGTGGAAGGAGTCACAAAGGGTGCTGTAGAGTTAAATAAATCACTCTTTGAAACAACGCCACTCTATGCCATTCAAGATCACCTTGGAAAATATCATCAAGTAAAGACAGTCCAGCAAGAAGAAATCCTAAGAGGTGATGTAAGAAGCTGTAGGTGGCTTTTTGAAACAAGGCCCATTGACCAGTTTGATGAAAGCATTCATAAATTTCAGATAATTAGAGGAATATCTGCTCAAGAAATACAGACTGGAAATGTAAAATCTGCTAAATGGCTGTTTGAAACCCAACCTCTTGATTCGAttaaatattttagtaatatGGACGAAGGAGAGAGTAAAGCTGAACAAGCTACAGATATTGTTAAAGGGGATGTCAAAACCTGTAGATGGCTTTTTGAAACCCAGCCAATGGAGTCTCTTTATGAAAAAGTTTCATTAATGACTGGCAGTGAAGAAATTCATAAGGGAGATGTCAAAGCCTGTACTAGGCTCTTTGAAACTCAACCACTTGATACTATAAAAGATGACTCTGAAGCAACAGTCAAATTGCAAACTGTAAAACAGGAGGAGATCCAAGGAGGGGATGTTCGTACAGCATGTTTTCTTTTTGAGACAGAAAATTTGGACAGCATAcaaggagaagaaggaaaggaaatcaaGGCTGTGGAAATGGATATCCAGGCTGGGGATGTCTCCAGCATGCGGCATAAATTTGAAAACCAGCCCTTAGATTCTATAAGTTCCAGTTCAGAGGAAGTTTTCAAAAAGATCAAAACCCTTAAGACTGAAGATATTCAGAAAGGCAATGTTTTAAACTGTAGGTGGCTTTTTGAAAACCAACCAATTGATATGATAAAAGAAAGGCAAGGAGGTGATGAATTAGTTAAGACAGTGACAGACATACAAGGTGGGGATGTAAGAAGGGGGTGCTTTATTTTTGAGACTTTTTCTTTAGATGAGATTAAAGAAGAATCTGACTATATCAGCACCAAGAAAACAATTACTGAAGAAGTAATAAAGGGTGACGTAAAAAGCTACAGAATGCTCTTTGAAACCCAGCCGCTCTATGCAATTCAAGACCGAGAAGGGTGTTATCATGAAGTGACAACAGTTAAAAAGGAAGAGGTAATTCATGGAGATGTACGAGGGACAAGGTGGCTTTTTGAAACAAAACCATTAGACTCTATTAATGAATCAGAGACTGTGTATGTTATTAAATCTGTCACACAAGAAGACATTCAGAAGGGAGATGTTAGTTCTGTCAGATACAGATTTGAAACCCAGCCACTGGATCAGATTTCAGAAGAATCACGTGATACCGTGCCCACTGTTGACTATATTCAAGGTGGGAATGTAAAGACAAGCAAACAATTCTTTGAGTCTGAAAATTCTGATAAGAATACTTATATAAGAACAGTAAGTGTCAATGAAATACAAAAGGGCAATGTTAAAACATCCACTTGGCTATTTGAAACCCACACTATAGATGAACTGAGAGGAGAAGGATCAGAATATGAAAATATCAAAACTGTCACCCGGGAAGATATGCAGAAAGGTGATGTTAAGCAGGCAGTATGGCTTTTTGAAAATCAGTCTTTGGATTCTATTAAGGGAGCAGATGAAAGCATCACAAAAATCACCAAGGAAGAAATCCCTCCTTCTGATGTCAAGACAACTACATGGCTCTTTGAAACTACACCGCTTCATGAATTTAATGAAAACAGGATAGAAAAGGTGGAAATTATTGGCAAGAGCATTAAAGAAACCTTGGAAAAACTCTACTCTCAAAAAGTTATTGAGGCTCCTGGAATCATCATTGAAGCTAACGAAATTGGGGACGTTCGAATGGCAAAATACAAGCTAATGAATCAGGCATCTCCTGAGATACAGAAAGAAGAAATTATCAGGGTTGATCTCAGAAATATAATTGAGAACCTACTTTCCAAAAGAGACTGTACAAAAAGAGAGATTTTGGTTAgcgaagaagagaagggaaatgtTAATTTGACCAAAACTCAATTATCAAACAGATCAACAGAATTTCATGCTGAAAAGGAAAAGATAGTGAGTGGTGATGTACAACAAGCAATACAAAGCCTCTTCTCTGAGGAAAGATCTGTAAAGAAAGGCATTGTAATTCAGGaagatgaaagaggagatattaacATGACTATctattgtcttcttcatgaaaatGCTGGTGACACAATTGAGCGTGAAGAAATAATAGGAGGTGATGTAAAACGTACTATTCATAATTTGCTATCTTCTGTCTCAAACAATAAAATATCAGAAAGGGCTAAAATTGATGCCTCTGAGAGGGGAAATGTTCAGTTTTTCACAACATGCATAGAAACTGGAGCTTTGGACTATCTCAAAAAACTCCAGACAGGGTCAAATGAAACGCTAACAGCTAGGAaacaagaaagagaggaagaaataattGGTGGTGATGTCGAGGGCACAAAACTGTTACTAAAGAAAAGGCAGTCTCAGGTTGAACGTACTGTTAATGAAACTGACATCATCCCAGGAGATGTGCATAATACAGTTAAGGTTTTTATGACAGAGCCTCAGAGTACATCTTGTAAGATacccaaagaagaaattataaaaggtGATTTGAAATCAACCCTAAATTCCCTCAGCCAGGCCATAAACCAGAAAACGGTAGCTAAAACGGAAGAAATTATCAAAGGTGACATGCTGGCCACACTCAAGTCACTTAAGGAATCAAGCCACCAACGGAAAGAATCTAAACAGCCTGATGCCATCCCTGGTGATATTCAGAAAGCTATTGAATGCCTTGAAAAGACTGCAAACACAAGGACGGAAATCCTGAAAAGGGAGCTTATCCGAGATGACCTTCAAGCATCCCTAAGGAATCTGAAAGAAGCAGAAAGAGCTTTCAAAGAGGTAGATAAAAAAGGTGTAATCAAAGAAGACGTGCATGCTGTGATGGTAGGATCCTCAGAAGAGCAGAAAACACAGATTCATCAGGTGGCTGTCCAGAGGGACAAAAAAAGTCTTCTTCAGCCAAGACCAGGACCATTTGAGCCGGCAGCCAGGTGGCCAGGGGAAACAGACACTCTCAATCACACTACAGGCAAATCTCGTCATgggaatttaaaagaagaaagaactgagGTTAATCTTCCAAAAGCCCCCAAAGGTACCGTAAAGATTGTCATAGATCGTGAACAAAACAATGATGCTCTTGAGAAAAGCCTTAGAAGACTATCCAATCCACACCACAAAGCTATTAAAAATGTGTTGGAATCAGGGGACAGAATGGGTGTCCAGATTGATACCACAACACAGCAGCATCTTAGAGATGAACATATCAGCAGACAACTGACTTCAACTGTGTTGGCTAAGGAAAATCTAAAAACTAAGGAATCAGAGACAGTGAGAGAACAAAGGAAGGATGCTGCCTTTAACTCTACCCAATCTATTGATAAAACAGTTGGAAAGCAACAGACTCAAACTTATGAACTGAGGAATGACCATCAGAAGACTAAGGCTTTCCCTGTAAAGAGTCAAAATaccaaaaacattaaaatatcaacAGATACACAAAGCTCTAAGCCCAGTCCAACCCAGGTTCCAATCAACAAGACAGTTGGAGAAACTTGTAGAGTTTCAGGGGACTTGCAGAAGCAAACTTTGTTAAAGCAAGAAATGCAATATTctaataaagatataaagaaaaagactgtGAGCACTCCACCAGTGTGGCAGACTCTGCCTATAGATCAAGACATATCGAATGTAACAGAAGCAAAAGTCTCCCAAAGAAGCCACAATAAATTTAAGGCAACTGACAAAAAGCAGACTGATGTTCATCTGAAGAGCCAGGACTTTCTAATGAAGACAAATACTTCTACAGACTTAAAAAAGGCAATGGAAATGTCCTTTAACCCAATCAACTTGAACCCTGAAAACAATGTAAAGGAAAGTGAGTGGCCTCTTCCACTTccatctccacctcctcctccaccttccaaTGCATCATCTGAAATtgaatttcctcttcctcctccacctcctttaACGATGTTGCCCGAACAAAATGGATTTCCTCCCTCACTGTCCACAGAGACAACAAAGGCAGAATTTGAAAGTTTCCCAGGCCTCCCGCTTCCTCCACCGCCAGAAGATGAGAAATCTGAAAAAGAATGTCTATCAATGTTTCCACCACCTCCTTTTCCTCCAACTCCACCTCTAAAACCGGCACATCACCTTTCCTCCTCTGTTCAAGAAAAGCACAGTGTAGCATTCAAACAATATTCCCAAGAAGAAGCCTCAAGCTCTCAGCAAACTCATTCTCAGGCTAAAATCATAACAGGAAAATCAGGAGTACTTTTGCCACCTCCCACACTCCCCGAACCCAAATTTCCCAAGCAGATagaagataaaaagaaccccAGTTCCCCAAAAGTTGAATTGGAAAATTCTCCACTCCATATGGAATGTAAAATTACCCCCTCAGAGGATCGGAGAAGAGTAATAATGGTGACTAGCAGTGGACACACAGAGACAAAGCAGAACATAGCTAGAAAAAGTTTTGATGAGAGAAAACAATTATCTATGGACTCTACAAGGTCTCTCTCACAGACAGGTCCAGAAACTTCACCACCCAAGGAAAAACAGATAGCACCTCTCATAAAATCTCATTCGTTTTCAGTGGGTTCAGGCCAACAATGTCCAAAACCTTATATGAGAAAATTTAAGACACCTTTAATGATTGCTGAAGAAAAATACAGACAACAAAGAGAAGAGCTTGAAAAACAGAAACACGAGAGTTCTTGCTACAACACAGTCAAAACAGAAAGCCAAAATCAAAACACATCAGAGTTGGAAAAGGAAGTGCTATTGCCAAAAACAAATGAGGAGGTCCCCCTACCTGGAACGGATTCAGGGGTCACTGTGGCCCAACCCAACCCAGACTCTCAGAGGAATTCTCAAGTACTAGGAGTGTGTACTGATAACCAGCTTTCCACAACACCAGCAGTGACAGTCGCTGCCAAGAGGCTCCAACATGTTCTACCAGCCTCAGAAGGCAAAGATATTATGAAAAAGGAGGTTTTTCAGAGCTCACAGGGCATGATACAACGTAAATCAGCTTGTGAAATTAAAAAGAGTCACCAAGAATGCAGTACGCAACaaacacaacagaagaagtaTCTGGAGCAATTGCATTTACCCCAAAGCAATCCATTTTCCCCAAGTTTCAAAGTTAAAACCATCAAGCTTCCAACTCTGGATCATAAATTAAAGGAGACAGACCACAGCTATGAAAGCCATAGAAAGCAATCTGAAGTTGATGTTCAAACCATTACCAAACAACAGTACCAGGaaactgagaaaactgaagcaagcACTGAATATAGTCATAAGCAATCTGTGGCTGAAAAATATTACCAATTAcctaagaaggagaaaagagtaaCAGTAAAATTGCCTACAGAACCCGCAGGGAAAAGCCATGAAAGTAAGCTCGATATAGTTGATGAGAAGCAAAGAGAATTTAGAGAATCTGAGAGTGGAAAACTTCCAGGAAGTGAAGAAACAATTCAGGGACCACCAATGATTGGTCTAAAGGAAGAGAGACTAATGGttgaaagaaaacaagaacatTTGAATAAATCAGCACAGAAAGTAGTCAAGCAAAAGGTTACTAATGCACATCTTGATTCACAGACTCAGAATTTTCAGCAGACACAAATGCAGACTTCTGCAAGTCAAGTTGAACATGAAAAATTGCCCCAGCCGTATAATAATAATGTGCAGGAAGAAAAATGTCTTGGACTCAAGGGCATACAACAGAAACAAGTCTTCTCTGATACTAAAGATTCAAAGCAAGAGATTACACAGAACAaatctttattttcctctgtgaAAGAATCCCAGCAGAATGATGGAAAATGTGCTGTAAATATATTGGAATTCTTGAGAAAACGTGAAGAGCTACAACAGATTTTGTCTAGGGTAAAGCAGTTTGAAGCGGAGCCAGATACAAATGGCCTTAAAACATTTCAGACACTGTTAAATATTATTCCAGTATGGCTATTaagtgaagaaaaaagagaatatggAGTTCGCATTGCTATGGAGAACAATGtagaaaaaatcaaagaagaaataacacataTTAAAACTCAAGCAGAGGATATGCTTATGTCCTGCGAAAATATAATTCAAACAGCCATGCTATCCTCCAAAGCAGGAACGCAGAGAAACAAACCTACTAGCCTTAACGAAACATTATCAAAAGTGTCTAATGTTAATGTCAGCTGTAATAAAAACAccgaacagaaagaaaatacaatTGTAGAAAAAACAGAGCACCACCAAGTAGCAACTCATCATGAAGCAACTGCTCAAAATCATGTGAAAACCCATCAGGAAATTAAACTAGATGACAGCAAGATTTCTCCTCCTTCTTTAAAAACACGCCCACCATCACCAACTTTTATAACAATCGAGTCTACCGCCCGGCGAACAGAAACCTCTAGTAAGGATGAGCTTCCTCAGTCCCCTAAAAAGGACGGTTTTGCTGAACCATCACCAAGAAGGCCCGTGTCACAAACATCTCAAATTCACAGAGCAAATACTTCCCCTTCTCCACCCAGGAGTCGCTCTGAACAACTTGTCAAACTCAAAGGCACCACGGCAAAGTTATCCAGGGGAACCATCCCACGTTCATCAGTCACCCCGGTTCCGATTGTAGAGAAGAGGTCTGAGATCATCACGTCTCCTGCAACACTTCGGCGTCAAATTAAGATAGAAGCTCGTGGTAGGGACTCTCCACCTACGATCACAATACCCATAAGTGTAAATCATGTTGATAGTGGTTCCTTCAGAGAATCCACGGGCGCTCAAGAGGAAGTGAGGAAAGTAGAGAAAAGGGCAACTTACATTCACCAAGATGGAGCCAATTCCACTAAGCGCATAGTGCCGGATACTGAAAGTTTTGACGCGGTCGAAATCATCCGCAAAGTGGAAGGGCCTGGCCTGTCAGAGCACACGCAGAGATATGAAGCAGCCAACCGAACTGTtcaaatggctgaaaattttGTGAATGaccatgaaaatgaaataaacagatgGTTCAGGGAATTTGAGGATGGCCCAGTTTTTGAAGCAAAGTCAAATAGAAGAGTTTATGCAAATGGAGAAGCAAACCATAATATAAAACAAGAAAGTCGTACATTTTGTAAGGAGGAATTTGGATTAACATCTTTAGAAAACACTAGTTTTACAGACTTTTCTTGCCATCGTCCTAGAGAGCTGCAAGAAAAAATTCCTGTTAAGCAGCCCAGCATGCGCTCTGAAACCAGGTCTGTAAGGGAACATTTCTCAGGTGCGGATGCATTTGAGAGTCAAGTTGTTGGGTCGAAGATGACAGTCTCTTCATCACATAGCTCAGAAGCTGTCAAATCTGGCTTTGACTTCAAGCATGCTCCACCAACCTATGAAGACGTCATTGCTGGccatattttagatatttctgaTTCACCTCAAGAGCACGGGAGGAATTTTCAAAAGACGTGGCAGGAGAGTGAAAGAGTTTTTAAAAGCCGGGGACATGCAACCCCAGATGCTTCCGCAGGTCAGATGAGAACCACCTTCCAAGAGGAATCTGCATTTATAAGTG aaactgCTACTCCAAGACAAGGAAATATGTACACTTTGTCAAAAGACAGTTTATCCAATGGAGTGCCTAGTAGCAGACAAGCAGAGTTTTCATAA